A single genomic interval of Mycolicibacterium holsaticum DSM 44478 = JCM 12374 harbors:
- a CDS encoding NADH-quinone oxidoreductase subunit C, which translates to MKNRIRHRIPSDSLRDKAEELFDKGFRLALVAAHDDGGGALRVVYLFLAGQPDRRVEVECVVAPGDPEVPSLAYMSFPASRFEREMADLYGIRPGGHPHPRRLVRHAHWPQDWYPMRKDAGRPPQFESRGRFPFVTVEGTGVYEIPVGPVHAGLIEPGHFRFSVVGETVLRLKGRLWFVHRGVEKLFEGTPITGGVALAERISGDTSAGHALAHSLAVEDAAGVALPDQAHRLRALLVELERLYNHAADLGALANDVSFGIANTHALRIRERLLRINAEVTGHRLLRGAIRPGGIVLRTLPDPAVLREIAADLAEVADLTLRNNVVYDRFAGTSVLSAEDAQSLGCLGYAARASGVRTDARLDHPTTELPVTEVGATTGDVLARYAVRRDEFAASVDLACALIESHRGPTEYQEPLKDHTGVSSGVGIVEGWRGTIVHRVEVDADNTFTRAKIVDPSWFNWPALPVAMADTIVPDFPLTNKSFNLSYAGNDL; encoded by the coding sequence ATGAAAAACCGTATCCGCCACCGCATCCCATCGGACTCACTGAGGGATAAGGCCGAGGAACTGTTCGACAAGGGGTTTCGGCTTGCGTTGGTGGCAGCCCACGACGACGGCGGCGGCGCGCTGCGGGTGGTGTATCTGTTCCTCGCCGGCCAGCCCGACCGTCGGGTCGAAGTCGAATGCGTCGTGGCGCCCGGCGACCCCGAGGTGCCGTCGCTGGCCTACATGTCGTTTCCGGCCAGCCGGTTCGAGCGCGAGATGGCCGACCTCTACGGCATCCGCCCCGGTGGACATCCGCACCCGCGTCGGTTGGTCCGGCACGCGCACTGGCCGCAGGACTGGTATCCCATGCGCAAAGACGCCGGTCGGCCACCGCAATTCGAGTCGAGAGGCCGCTTTCCGTTCGTCACGGTCGAAGGCACCGGCGTATACGAGATCCCGGTCGGTCCGGTGCACGCCGGGCTGATCGAGCCGGGCCATTTCCGGTTCTCCGTGGTCGGCGAAACCGTGTTGCGGCTCAAGGGCCGGCTGTGGTTCGTGCACCGCGGCGTGGAGAAGCTGTTCGAGGGCACCCCGATCACCGGTGGTGTCGCGCTGGCCGAACGGATCAGCGGCGACACGTCTGCCGGACACGCGCTTGCGCACAGCCTCGCCGTCGAGGACGCTGCCGGCGTCGCGCTGCCCGATCAGGCGCACCGGCTGCGCGCACTGCTCGTGGAACTCGAACGGCTCTACAACCACGCGGCCGACCTCGGCGCCCTCGCCAACGACGTCTCCTTCGGGATCGCCAACACCCATGCGCTGCGGATCCGGGAACGCCTGTTGCGCATCAATGCCGAGGTGACCGGACACCGGCTGTTACGGGGCGCCATCCGGCCCGGCGGAATCGTGCTGCGGACACTGCCCGACCCGGCCGTGCTGCGCGAGATCGCCGCCGACCTGGCCGAGGTGGCCGACCTCACGTTGCGCAACAACGTCGTTTACGACCGGTTCGCCGGAACCTCGGTGCTCAGCGCCGAGGACGCGCAGTCGCTGGGATGTCTGGGCTACGCCGCCCGGGCTAGCGGGGTACGCACCGACGCCCGCCTCGACCACCCGACGACCGAGCTGCCCGTCACCGAGGTCGGCGCCACCACCGGCGACGTGCTCGCCCGCTACGCGGTGCGACGCGACGAGTTCGCCGCATCGGTCGATTTGGCGTGCGCGCTCATCGAATCCCACCGGGGGCCGACCGAATATCAGGAACCGCTCAAGGATCACACGGGCGTGTCCAGCGGCGTCGGCATCGTGGAGGGCTGGCGCGGCACCATCGTGCACCGTGTCGAGGTGGACGCCGACAACACCTTCACCCGGGCCAAGATCGTCGACCCGTCCTGGTTCAACTGGCCGGCGCTTCCTGTGGCGATGGCCGACACGATCGTTCCGGACTTCCCGTTGACCAACAAGAGCTTCAACCTGTCCTACGCGGGAAACGATCTGTGA
- a CDS encoding respiratory chain complex I subunit 1 family protein, giving the protein MSYLAGVAQLATVALGAPLVIGLMRQVRARWEGRAGAGVWQPWRDLRKQLGKQQITPEGTTLVFAAAPAVLAGTTLLIAAIVPVVATGSPLDSSADLFAVVGLLFLGTVALTLAGIDTGTSFGGMGASREITIAALVEPTILLAVFALSIPAGSANLGALVANTLDNPGQVASLAGVLAFAALVVVIIAETGRLPVDNPATHLELTMVHEAMVLEYAGPKLALVEWASAMRLTVLLALLANLFLPWGIAGDNPTAIAVVVGVAAVAVKVAVLAMLLASVEVFIAKLRLFRVPELLAGSFLLALLAVTAASFFTVGAP; this is encoded by the coding sequence GTGTCCTATCTGGCTGGCGTGGCGCAACTGGCCACGGTGGCCCTCGGCGCGCCGCTGGTGATCGGGTTGATGCGCCAGGTCCGAGCGCGGTGGGAAGGTCGTGCCGGCGCCGGGGTGTGGCAGCCCTGGCGGGATCTGCGCAAACAGCTTGGTAAACAACAGATCACACCGGAAGGCACCACGCTCGTCTTCGCCGCGGCGCCCGCCGTGCTTGCCGGTACCACGCTGCTGATCGCCGCGATCGTGCCCGTGGTGGCCACCGGATCGCCGCTGGACTCCAGCGCCGATCTGTTCGCCGTCGTCGGGTTGCTGTTCCTCGGCACGGTGGCGCTCACCCTTGCAGGCATCGACACCGGTACGTCGTTCGGTGGGATGGGCGCCAGCCGCGAAATCACCATCGCCGCCCTGGTGGAGCCCACGATTCTGCTGGCCGTGTTCGCGTTGTCGATACCGGCGGGCTCGGCGAATCTCGGTGCCCTGGTGGCCAATACACTGGACAACCCCGGCCAGGTGGCGTCGCTGGCCGGGGTGTTGGCGTTCGCGGCGCTGGTCGTGGTCATCATCGCCGAGACGGGGCGGCTGCCGGTGGACAACCCAGCCACCCACCTCGAGCTGACGATGGTGCACGAGGCGATGGTGCTCGAATACGCCGGACCGAAGCTGGCGCTGGTGGAGTGGGCGTCGGCGATGCGGCTCACCGTGCTGCTGGCGCTGCTGGCGAACCTGTTCCTGCCGTGGGGAATCGCCGGTGACAATCCCACGGCGATCGCGGTTGTCGTCGGCGTCGCCGCCGTCGCGGTCAAGGTCGCCGTGCTGGCGATGCTGCTGGCCAGCGTCGAGGTGTTCATCGCCAAGCTGCGGTTGTTCCGGGTGCCCGAACTGCTGGCCGGCTCGTTCCTGCTCGCGCTGCTCGCGGTGACCGCGGCCAGCTTCTTCACGGTGGGGGCCCCGTGA
- a CDS encoding proton-conducting transporter transmembrane domain-containing protein, translating to MGLGTSAVGVAGVWLGVLALFGPAREVRIGWLLPLAGVQLQLDPLGGFFLALTGAVAVPVGIYAIGYAHHLSRTAMAVLPLFVAAMLLVPAAGSVTTFLFAWELMAVASLVLVLADHTESRVRSAALMYAVMTQLGFVAILVGLMVLSAAGGADRFADLTGVSEGTRTVVFLLTLAGFGSKAGLVPLHAWLPRAHPEAPTPVSALMSAAMVSLGIYGIVRIDLQLLGPGPRWWALTLLIVGAVSALYGVLQASVASDLKRLLAYSTTENMGLITMALGAATLFADAGAAAPATIAMTAAVLHLLAHAVFKCLAFMAAGSVLSATGLRDLDRLGGLARRMPATTTLFGVGALGATGLPLGAGFVSEWLLLQSLIRAPGGDAMVALMGPLAMGAVALTVGLGVATMVKAFGIGFLARPRSEPASAATESPRTMVAGMTIAAVGCALIAVVPGLIAPALRRVLETLPAAQDVEFTDFGILIRLPGVPGSIAPAVIAAALVVAILAVVLASQWRAGRRPEAERLPLWACGAADLTSRMQYTATSFAEPLQRVFDDVLRPDTAIEVTPTAESRYMADRVTYRNRIGDAVEERLYTPVVRAVAAAADVIRRAHTGSIHLYLAYGALGVLIILVVAR from the coding sequence ATGGGCTTGGGCACCTCGGCCGTCGGCGTCGCCGGGGTGTGGCTCGGTGTGCTCGCGCTGTTCGGCCCCGCCCGTGAGGTGCGTATCGGCTGGCTGTTGCCGCTGGCCGGTGTGCAGTTGCAGCTCGATCCGCTCGGCGGGTTCTTCCTGGCGTTGACCGGCGCGGTCGCGGTGCCGGTCGGCATCTACGCGATCGGATACGCCCACCACCTGAGCCGGACCGCGATGGCCGTGCTTCCGCTGTTCGTGGCCGCGATGCTGCTGGTGCCAGCGGCCGGATCGGTGACGACGTTTCTGTTCGCCTGGGAGCTGATGGCGGTCGCGTCGTTGGTGCTGGTGCTCGCCGACCACACCGAGTCGCGCGTGCGCTCGGCGGCGCTGATGTATGCGGTGATGACCCAACTCGGCTTCGTCGCCATCCTCGTCGGTTTGATGGTGTTGTCCGCTGCGGGCGGTGCGGACCGCTTCGCCGACCTGACCGGCGTGTCCGAAGGCACCCGCACCGTGGTCTTCTTGTTGACGCTGGCGGGTTTCGGCTCCAAGGCCGGTCTGGTGCCGCTGCACGCCTGGCTGCCGCGGGCGCACCCCGAGGCGCCCACGCCGGTGTCGGCGCTGATGAGCGCGGCGATGGTGAGCCTGGGCATCTACGGCATCGTGCGCATCGACCTGCAGCTGCTCGGCCCCGGGCCGCGGTGGTGGGCGCTGACGCTGCTGATCGTCGGTGCGGTTTCCGCGCTCTACGGAGTGCTGCAGGCGTCGGTGGCGTCGGATCTCAAACGGCTGCTGGCCTATTCGACGACCGAGAACATGGGGCTGATCACGATGGCGCTCGGCGCCGCGACGTTGTTCGCCGATGCCGGTGCCGCCGCGCCCGCGACCATCGCGATGACCGCCGCCGTGCTGCATCTGCTTGCTCATGCGGTGTTCAAGTGCCTGGCCTTCATGGCGGCGGGGTCGGTGCTGTCGGCCACCGGGCTTCGCGATCTCGACCGGCTCGGCGGGTTGGCCCGGCGGATGCCCGCGACGACGACGCTGTTCGGCGTGGGCGCCCTCGGCGCGACCGGATTGCCGCTCGGCGCCGGGTTCGTCAGCGAATGGCTGCTGCTGCAGTCACTGATCCGCGCCCCCGGCGGCGACGCGATGGTGGCGCTGATGGGTCCGCTGGCCATGGGCGCGGTCGCGTTGACGGTCGGCCTCGGGGTGGCCACCATGGTCAAGGCGTTCGGCATCGGTTTCCTGGCCCGGCCACGCTCCGAACCAGCCTCGGCGGCAACAGAATCCCCGCGCACGATGGTGGCAGGCATGACCATCGCGGCCGTGGGCTGCGCGCTGATCGCGGTGGTGCCCGGGCTGATCGCGCCCGCCCTGCGCCGGGTGCTCGAAACGCTGCCCGCCGCACAAGACGTCGAGTTCACCGACTTCGGCATCCTGATCCGGCTGCCCGGCGTGCCGGGCTCGATCGCGCCGGCCGTGATCGCGGCCGCGCTGGTGGTGGCGATCCTGGCCGTGGTGCTGGCCAGCCAATGGCGGGCAGGACGCCGACCCGAAGCCGAACGGCTGCCGCTGTGGGCCTGTGGGGCGGCCGACCTGACATCCCGAATGCAATACACCGCAACATCGTTCGCCGAGCCGCTGCAGCGGGTGTTTGACGACGTTCTTCGTCCCGACACCGCCATCGAAGTCACCCCGACCGCCGAATCGCGGTACATGGCCGACCGTGTCACATATCGCAACCGGATCGGTGACGCTGTCGAGGAGCGGCTGTACACCCCGGTTGTGCGGGCGGTGGCCGCCGCCGCCGATGTCATCCGCCGGGCCCACACCGGCAGCATCCACCTCTACCTGGCCTACGGGGCGCTGGGTGTGCTGATCATCCTGGTGGTCGCGAGATGA
- a CDS encoding potassium channel family protein — protein MRIGIAGAGAVGRSVAQELIDYGHKILLIEHSVRHYEPQTVPEADWLLADACELAALQDAGIQTCDVMIAATGDDKANLTTSLLAKTEFAVDRVVARVNDMRNQWLFNEAWGVDLAVSAPAALVSAIEGAIDIGHVVRLMELRQGQVSLAKLTLPEGDPLVGKQIRELPMSENTALAVVIRESGIVIPTPEDVLKAGDEMLFFTGGGSNNEVSALVQSAIKPFGDQAHLTT, from the coding sequence ATGCGCATCGGCATCGCGGGCGCGGGCGCGGTCGGCCGCTCGGTCGCCCAGGAGCTGATCGACTACGGCCACAAGATCTTGTTGATCGAACACAGCGTGCGGCACTACGAACCGCAGACCGTGCCCGAGGCCGATTGGTTGTTGGCCGACGCGTGCGAGTTGGCCGCGCTGCAGGACGCCGGAATCCAGACCTGCGACGTGATGATCGCCGCGACCGGTGACGACAAGGCGAACCTGACGACGTCGTTGTTGGCCAAGACCGAGTTCGCGGTGGACCGGGTGGTCGCGCGGGTCAACGACATGCGCAACCAGTGGTTGTTCAACGAGGCATGGGGTGTCGACCTCGCGGTCTCTGCGCCTGCGGCGCTCGTCTCGGCGATCGAGGGTGCCATCGACATCGGTCACGTGGTCCGGTTGATGGAGCTGCGGCAGGGCCAGGTCAGCCTGGCGAAACTCACGCTGCCCGAAGGCGATCCGTTGGTGGGCAAGCAGATACGTGAGCTTCCGATGTCGGAGAACACCGCGTTGGCCGTCGTCATCCGGGAAAGCGGGATCGTCATCCCCACCCCCGAGGATGTGCTCAAAGCCGGCGACGAGATGCTGTTCTTCACCGGCGGCGGGTCGAACAACGAGGTCTCAGCCCTTGTTCAGAGCGCCATCAAGCCATTTGGCGATCAAGCTCACCTCACCACCTGA
- a CDS encoding NADH-quinone oxidoreductase subunit B family protein, which translates to MSWLRKIFRVGRIVEPSEPAPQAAVEPPAGVRGSLQIRHVDAGSCNGCEVEIGGAFGPVYDAERYGARLVASPRHADALLVTGVVTRNMAEPLRNTVAATPKPRVVIACGDCALNRGVFADAYGVVGAVGEVVPVDVEIPGCPPTPDQIVAALRSVTGK; encoded by the coding sequence ATGAGTTGGTTACGCAAGATATTTCGGGTCGGACGTATCGTTGAACCGTCCGAGCCCGCCCCCCAAGCCGCGGTCGAACCGCCTGCGGGCGTGCGTGGTTCGTTGCAAATCCGCCACGTCGACGCCGGTTCGTGCAACGGATGCGAGGTGGAGATCGGCGGGGCGTTCGGCCCTGTCTACGACGCCGAGCGGTACGGGGCACGGCTGGTCGCCTCGCCCCGGCACGCGGACGCCCTGCTGGTCACCGGCGTGGTCACCCGCAACATGGCCGAACCCCTTCGCAACACCGTTGCGGCGACGCCCAAGCCGCGGGTGGTCATCGCGTGCGGTGACTGTGCCCTCAATCGTGGCGTCTTCGCCGACGCCTACGGTGTGGTCGGCGCGGTCGGCGAGGTGGTCCCCGTCGACGTCGAGATACCGGGCTGCCCGCCCACCCCCGACCAGATCGTCGCCGCACTGCGATCGGTGACCGGCAAGTGA
- a CDS encoding PE domain-containing protein: MTETLRIDAPLVLEAGARLQALAAAIPPPPTAFSPPGGDALSVAIAGKVAEVVDPVLAQLPVTKEELRQYAQNVLAAAGMYDATDRQLAEEILKRLGEFDGAQTGSTGGGGAGTGGAAGATAAQGAAASTGAGAADQAGQMGQMMQMPMQLAQQAAQVPMQIAGMAGAIPAAMMQGLHSAMQQVGQVSDMSGAEDELKSEGREEKSTEVADEKRPEEDKQPPVEGAAPGTGGGERAPEPRAQEAEPDVPEAPPKPAPTRPAGAAPEIAL; the protein is encoded by the coding sequence ATGACCGAGACTTTGCGGATCGATGCGCCGCTGGTGCTTGAGGCTGGAGCCAGGTTGCAGGCGCTCGCGGCCGCGATCCCACCGCCGCCGACGGCGTTCAGCCCGCCTGGTGGCGATGCGTTGTCGGTTGCGATCGCGGGCAAGGTCGCCGAAGTGGTGGATCCCGTGCTGGCCCAGTTGCCGGTGACGAAAGAAGAGTTGCGGCAGTACGCGCAGAACGTGTTGGCCGCGGCGGGCATGTATGACGCAACGGACCGACAGCTCGCCGAGGAGATTCTCAAGCGGCTGGGCGAGTTCGACGGAGCACAAACCGGGTCGACAGGTGGTGGTGGCGCGGGCACAGGCGGCGCGGCAGGTGCGACGGCGGCTCAGGGTGCCGCGGCATCAACCGGTGCTGGTGCCGCTGACCAAGCCGGACAGATGGGCCAGATGATGCAGATGCCAATGCAATTGGCGCAGCAGGCGGCTCAGGTACCGATGCAGATCGCGGGGATGGCGGGGGCGATTCCGGCGGCGATGATGCAGGGTTTGCATAGCGCCATGCAGCAGGTCGGCCAGGTGTCGGATATGTCCGGTGCCGAGGACGAGCTCAAATCCGAAGGACGAGAAGAGAAGTCGACAGAGGTCGCGGACGAGAAGCGGCCAGAGGAAGATAAGCAACCTCCGGTCGAGGGGGCGGCGCCGGGCACGGGTGGTGGTGAACGCGCACCCGAGCCGCGTGCACAGGAAGCGGAGCCAGATGTGCCTGAGGCACCGCCGAAGCCGGCGCCGACACGGCCGGCTGGAGCGGCACCGGAGATTGCGTTGTGA
- a CDS encoding LLM class F420-dependent oxidoreductase has translation MRFAFKTSPQNTTWADMLAVWQAADDIEIFESGWTFDHFYPIFSDSTGPCLEGWITLTALAQATKRLRLGALVTGIHYRHPAVLANMAASLDIVSDGRLELGIGAGWNEEESGAYGIELGTIKERLDRFEEACEVLTGLLSQETTTFDGKYYQLKDARNEPKGPQQPHPPICIGGNGEKRTLKITAKYAQHWNFVGGPPELFARKRDVLAAHCADIGRDPGEIMLSAHVRLDPERNYGAVIEEAAALGKEGLDLAIVYLPPPHDPSVLEPLAQEIRSSGLLDSKEP, from the coding sequence GTGCGATTCGCCTTCAAGACATCCCCGCAAAACACCACCTGGGCAGACATGCTCGCGGTCTGGCAGGCCGCCGACGACATCGAGATCTTCGAGTCCGGTTGGACTTTCGATCACTTCTATCCGATCTTCTCCGACTCGACCGGGCCGTGCCTGGAAGGCTGGATCACGCTGACGGCGCTGGCGCAGGCGACCAAGCGGTTGCGGCTGGGTGCGTTGGTGACGGGCATCCACTATCGTCATCCGGCCGTGCTCGCCAATATGGCTGCGTCGCTGGACATCGTCTCCGACGGCCGGCTGGAACTGGGTATCGGCGCCGGCTGGAACGAAGAAGAGTCCGGCGCATATGGCATCGAGCTGGGCACCATCAAAGAACGTCTCGACCGCTTCGAGGAGGCGTGCGAGGTGCTCACCGGACTGCTCAGCCAGGAGACCACGACGTTCGACGGCAAGTACTACCAACTGAAGGACGCGCGCAACGAGCCCAAGGGTCCGCAGCAGCCGCATCCGCCGATCTGCATCGGCGGCAACGGGGAGAAACGCACCCTCAAGATCACGGCCAAATACGCGCAGCACTGGAATTTCGTCGGTGGACCGCCCGAGTTGTTCGCACGCAAGCGCGATGTGTTGGCCGCGCACTGCGCGGACATCGGCCGCGATCCCGGCGAGATCATGCTGTCAGCCCATGTCCGGCTGGATCCGGAACGCAATTACGGCGCGGTGATCGAGGAGGCCGCGGCGCTGGGGAAAGAGGGGCTGGACCTGGCCATCGTGTACCTGCCGCCGCCGCACGACCCCTCAGTTCTGGAGCCGCTGGCACAGGAAATCAGGTCGTCGGGTCTGCTGGACAGCAAAGAACCGTGA
- a CDS encoding proton-conducting transporter transmembrane domain-containing protein — MTTLLLASVLVPAATALVNLVGGWRRWTAALSVASAGTVLVCGVVLATRVGSEPYLALGGLLRVDALSVTMLIVIGVVATLSTWASIGYIGAELEHGHTDAGGARLYGVLTPAFIAAMALAVSANNIGVIWVAVEATTVVTAFLVGHRRTRTALEATWKYVVICSVGIAVALLGTVLMYFAAQHAGAPDAHALNLDVLAAYAASLDPDVVRLAGGLLLIGYGAKAGLFPFHTWLADAHSQAPAPVSALMSGVLLAVAFSVLLRIKPIVDAATGPEFLRTGLIALGLMTLLISALMLVVTGDVKRMLAYSSMENMGLIAIAAAAGTPLAIAGLLLHVFAHGVGKTVLFLAGGQLQLAHDSTAIGEISGVVRRSRMVGGSFSVGLLVLLGLPPFAMFASELAIARSLADAGLAWVLAAAVLLIAVAFTALVRNSGRMLLGSAPTGAPAIVVPGSVAAALLIGVAVSIVLGVTAGPLTDLFADAANLLGALR, encoded by the coding sequence ATGACCACACTGCTTCTCGCGTCCGTCCTGGTGCCCGCCGCCACTGCATTGGTGAATCTCGTTGGGGGATGGCGACGTTGGACCGCCGCGCTGTCCGTGGCTTCGGCCGGCACCGTGCTGGTGTGCGGCGTCGTTCTCGCCACCCGGGTCGGGTCCGAGCCGTACCTGGCACTGGGCGGTCTGCTGCGCGTCGACGCGCTCTCGGTCACCATGCTGATCGTCATCGGCGTCGTCGCCACGCTGAGCACGTGGGCCAGCATCGGCTACATCGGTGCCGAACTCGAACACGGCCATACCGATGCCGGCGGCGCCCGGCTGTACGGCGTGCTGACCCCGGCGTTCATCGCGGCAATGGCACTTGCGGTCAGCGCCAACAACATCGGAGTCATCTGGGTCGCCGTCGAGGCCACCACCGTCGTCACCGCGTTCCTGGTCGGGCACCGCCGCACCCGCACGGCGCTCGAAGCGACGTGGAAGTACGTGGTGATCTGCTCGGTGGGCATCGCGGTGGCGCTGCTGGGCACCGTCCTGATGTACTTCGCCGCCCAGCATGCAGGCGCGCCGGACGCACATGCGCTCAACCTCGACGTGCTCGCGGCGTACGCGGCCAGCCTCGACCCGGACGTGGTGCGGCTGGCCGGCGGGCTGCTGCTCATCGGCTACGGCGCCAAGGCCGGCCTGTTTCCGTTCCACACCTGGCTGGCCGATGCGCACAGCCAGGCGCCAGCACCGGTGTCGGCGTTGATGAGCGGTGTGCTGCTGGCCGTGGCGTTCTCGGTGCTGCTGCGCATCAAACCGATCGTCGACGCGGCGACCGGCCCGGAGTTCCTGCGTACCGGGCTGATCGCGCTCGGCCTGATGACCCTGCTCATCTCAGCGCTGATGCTCGTCGTCACCGGCGACGTCAAACGCATGCTCGCGTACTCCTCGATGGAGAACATGGGGCTGATCGCGATCGCCGCCGCGGCCGGGACACCGCTGGCGATCGCGGGGCTGCTGTTGCACGTTTTCGCGCACGGGGTGGGCAAGACCGTGCTGTTCCTCGCGGGTGGTCAGCTGCAGCTCGCGCACGACTCCACCGCAATCGGCGAGATCAGCGGTGTGGTGCGGCGTTCGCGGATGGTCGGCGGATCGTTCTCGGTCGGGCTGCTCGTGCTGCTCGGGTTACCGCCGTTTGCGATGTTCGCCAGCGAGCTGGCCATCGCCCGCTCACTGGCCGACGCCGGCTTGGCCTGGGTGCTTGCCGCGGCCGTGCTGCTGATCGCGGTGGCATTCACGGCGCTGGTGCGCAATTCGGGCCGCATGCTGCTCGGGTCCGCCCCGACAGGGGCGCCCGCGATCGTCGTGCCCGGCTCGGTGGCGGCGGCGCTGCTGATCGGCGTGGCCGTCTCGATCGTGCTCGGCGTCACGGCCGGCCCGCTAACGGACCTGTTCGCGGACGCGGCGAACCTGCTCGGAGCGTTGAGATGA
- a CDS encoding potassium/proton antiporter, whose translation MTLQHLYLVLLAGGLVLLASIVATRAASRIGLPSLLLFLAVGVIVGEDGLGLQFDDYLLADHLGTVALAIILIEGGLTTHFADVRKVLAPAGMLATLGVAVSMVVTAAGAHLLLDMDWQLALLLGAVVSSTDAAAVFSVLRIVPLPRRVAGLLEAESGFNDAPAVILVLLFSVTPLELSPVHTVIEVGYELVAGALIGVIVGVVGAFGMRRIALPASGLYPLAAFGLGMVAFAAAGAAHASGFLAAYVSALVLANSGLPHRSATRSFAEGLAWLAQIGLFVLLGLLVDPSDLGAEVLPAIAIGLVLLLIARPMSVAVSLAGFRIPWREQLFVSWAGLRGAVPIVLATFPIVGGVPDSLRVLNIVFILVVVFTLVQGPSLGLVARRLGLVSKEATREIQVESAPLDVLEAELLTMTVHAPSRLHNVSVRELRLPDPSVITLIIRNGNTFVPQPDTRIAIGDELLIVTTSKTREATERRLRAVSRRGKLAHWFNEYGEAG comes from the coding sequence ATGACCCTGCAGCATCTCTATCTGGTGCTGCTGGCGGGCGGGCTCGTTTTGTTGGCGAGCATCGTCGCCACCCGCGCTGCCAGTCGCATCGGCTTGCCAAGCCTGCTGTTGTTCCTGGCCGTCGGGGTCATCGTCGGTGAGGACGGGCTGGGCCTGCAGTTCGACGACTACCTGCTCGCCGACCACCTCGGCACCGTCGCGTTGGCGATCATCCTCATCGAAGGTGGTCTGACCACGCATTTCGCCGACGTGCGCAAGGTGCTGGCCCCCGCCGGGATGCTCGCTACCCTCGGCGTCGCGGTCAGCATGGTCGTCACGGCCGCGGGCGCGCATCTGCTGCTGGACATGGATTGGCAACTGGCGCTGCTGCTCGGCGCCGTCGTCTCCTCGACCGACGCGGCCGCGGTGTTCTCGGTGCTGCGGATCGTGCCTTTGCCGCGCCGCGTCGCCGGCCTGCTCGAGGCCGAGTCCGGGTTCAACGACGCCCCGGCCGTCATCCTCGTGCTGTTGTTCAGCGTCACGCCGCTGGAACTGTCGCCGGTGCACACCGTCATCGAGGTGGGCTACGAGTTGGTCGCGGGCGCCCTGATCGGCGTGATCGTCGGCGTGGTGGGTGCTTTCGGCATGCGGCGGATCGCGCTTCCGGCCTCCGGCTTGTATCCGCTTGCGGCGTTCGGCCTCGGCATGGTGGCCTTCGCGGCGGCGGGCGCCGCACATGCGAGCGGATTTCTCGCCGCGTACGTTTCCGCGCTGGTGCTGGCGAATTCCGGGTTGCCTCACCGCTCGGCGACCCGTTCGTTCGCCGAGGGACTGGCCTGGCTCGCGCAGATCGGCCTGTTCGTATTGCTCGGCCTGCTGGTGGACCCGAGTGACCTGGGCGCCGAGGTGCTGCCCGCGATCGCCATCGGGCTGGTGCTGTTGTTGATCGCGCGGCCGATGTCCGTCGCGGTTTCTCTCGCCGGCTTCCGAATACCTTGGCGGGAACAGCTTTTTGTGTCCTGGGCGGGTTTGCGGGGCGCCGTCCCGATCGTGCTCGCCACGTTCCCGATCGTGGGCGGTGTACCCGACAGCCTGCGGGTGCTCAACATCGTCTTCATCCTGGTCGTGGTGTTCACCCTGGTGCAGGGACCGAGCTTGGGTTTGGTCGCTCGCCGGTTGGGGCTGGTCTCCAAGGAGGCCACCCGCGAGATTCAGGTGGAATCGGCGCCACTCGACGTCCTGGAGGCCGAGCTGCTCACGATGACCGTGCATGCCCCGTCGCGCCTGCACAACGTCTCGGTGCGCGAGCTACGCCTGCCCGACCCCAGCGTGATCACACTGATCATCCGCAACGGAAACACTTTCGTGCCTCAGCCGGACACCCGGATCGCCATCGGTGACGAGCTGCTCATCGTCACCACAAGCAAGACACGGGAGGCCACCGAGCGGCGACTGCGGGCCGTGAGCCGTCGCGGAAAACTCGCGCATTGGTTCAACGAATACGGCGAGGCCGGGTAG
- a CDS encoding lsr2/espR transcriptional regulator codes for MEPLYKLKGEFFKTLGHPARVRILELLADKDRSVGELQPEVGLESSNLSQQLGVLRRSGVVTARKDGNSVIYSIASPDIAELLAVARKVLTTVLSDRVAVLADLRADAEGDQ; via the coding sequence GTGGAGCCGCTGTACAAGCTCAAGGGCGAGTTCTTCAAAACGCTCGGCCATCCGGCCCGCGTACGGATTCTCGAACTGCTGGCCGACAAGGACCGATCCGTCGGAGAGCTGCAGCCCGAGGTCGGCCTGGAATCCTCGAACCTGTCCCAGCAGTTGGGCGTATTGCGCCGCTCCGGGGTCGTCACCGCCCGCAAAGACGGCAACAGCGTCATCTACTCGATCGCGTCACCGGACATCGCCGAGCTGCTGGCCGTCGCACGCAAGGTGCTGACCACGGTCCTCAGCGACCGTGTCGCGGTGCTGGCCGACCTGCGCGCCGATGCCGAGGGCGACCAATGA